In Strix aluco isolate bStrAlu1 chromosome 22, bStrAlu1.hap1, whole genome shotgun sequence, a genomic segment contains:
- the MXRA8 gene encoding matrix remodeling-associated protein 8 isoform X2 has protein sequence MEQLAKLLLWQILLQQSSVYLYSVPADASNPDSVVVSVLNISAALGSQAVLPCKSYRMVWTQDRLNDRQRVVHWDVYSNYYGDNKMERLCDMYSAGDQRVYSSYNQGRIFMPQNAFTDGNFSLVIKDVAESDEGTYSCNLHHHYCHLYETVKIQLAITKTAEDANQYWDGEKPVIVALEGSTVMLPCVNRNHIWTERHSEEEQQVVHWDRQPPGVPHDRADRLIDLYASGERRSYGPLFIRQKMNITDTAFALGDFSLRISELESADEGTYSCHLHHHYCGLHERRIYQVFVTEPVREKKVVNLTTHNIAPAADPNVVRGHNVINVIIPESRVHFFQQLGYILATLLLFIVLLIIVVLVTRKHRQRGYEYNVKKYGEKDVNLKEFTVDTTDLTQYRSEDIRLDYKNNILKEKAEQARSFPAKNIDLDKDFRKEYCK, from the exons ATGGAGCAACTAGCAAAACTCCTTCTGTGGCAGATTTTGCTTCAGCAAA gTTCTGTTTATTTATATTCAG TCCCAGCTGATGCCTCAAACCCAGACAGCGTCGTAGTGTCGGTGTTAAATATCAGTGCTGCACTGGGGTCACAGGCTGTTCTGCCCTGCAAGAGCTACCGCATGGTGTGGACCCAGGATCGTCTGAACGACCGCCAGCGTGTGGTGCACTGGGATGTGTACAGCAACTACTATGGAGATAACAAGATGGAGAGGCTCTGTGACATGTACTCAGCCGGGGATCAGCGTGTGTACAGCTCCTACAACCAAGGGAGGATATTCATGCCCCAGAATGCGTTTACAGATGGCAACTTCTCCTTGGTGATCAAAG ATGTTGCAGAGAGTGATGAAGGCACATATTCTTGTAATCTTCACCATCACTACTGCCACTTATATGAAACTGTGAAAATCCAACTAGCTATCACCAAGACAG CTGAGGATGCAAACCAGTACTGGGATGGGGAAAAGCCTGTGATTGTTGCCCTAGAAGGCAGCACAGTGATGCTCCCCTGTGTGAACCGTAACCACATCTGGACCGAACGGCACAGCGAAGAGGAACAACAAGTGGTCCACTGGGACAGGCAGCCCCCGGGGGTTCCCCATGACCGGGCTGACCGCCTCATTGATCTGTACGCCTCCGGGGAGCGCCGCTCGTACGGACCTCTCTTCATCCGTCAGAAGATGAACATCACTGACACAGCCTTCGCCCTGGGTGACTTTTCCCTGCGGATTTCGGAGCTGGAAAGTGCAGATGAAGGCACTTACTCCTGCCACCTGCACCATCACTACTGTGGCCTGCATGAGCGCAGGATCTACCAAGTCTTTGTGACGGAGCCAGTGAGAGAGAAGAAGGTGGTGAACCTCACAACCCACAACATTGCCCCAGCTGCAG ATCCAAATGTTGTCAGAGGCCACAATGTAATAAATGTCATCATCCCTGAGAGCCGGGTGCACTTCTTCCAGCAGCTGGGCTACATCCTGGCAACTCTGCTGCTCTTCATTGTGCTCCTCATCATTGTTGTCCTCGTCACCCGCAAGCACCGGCAGAGAG GTTATGAATACAATGTGAAGAAATACGGAGA GAAGGATGTAAATCTTAAAGAATTTACGGTCGACACAACAGATCTGACTCAATACAGAAGTGAAGACATCAGACTGG ATTACAAAAACAACATCCTGAAGGAGAAGGCTGAGCAAGCCAGAAGTTTCCCAGCAAAGAACATTGATTTAGACAAAG ATTTCAGGAAGGAATATTGTAAATGA
- the MXRA8 gene encoding matrix remodeling-associated protein 8 isoform X1, with the protein MPLVWAVFLILPLMPCVSLGSVYLYSVPADASNPDSVVVSVLNISAALGSQAVLPCKSYRMVWTQDRLNDRQRVVHWDVYSNYYGDNKMERLCDMYSAGDQRVYSSYNQGRIFMPQNAFTDGNFSLVIKDVAESDEGTYSCNLHHHYCHLYETVKIQLAITKTAEDANQYWDGEKPVIVALEGSTVMLPCVNRNHIWTERHSEEEQQVVHWDRQPPGVPHDRADRLIDLYASGERRSYGPLFIRQKMNITDTAFALGDFSLRISELESADEGTYSCHLHHHYCGLHERRIYQVFVTEPVREKKVVNLTTHNIAPAADPNVVRGHNVINVIIPESRVHFFQQLGYILATLLLFIVLLIIVVLVTRKHRQRGYEYNVKKYGEKDVNLKEFTVDTTDLTQYRSEDIRLDYKNNILKEKAEQARSFPAKNIDLDKDFRKEYCK; encoded by the exons gTTCTGTTTATTTATATTCAG TCCCAGCTGATGCCTCAAACCCAGACAGCGTCGTAGTGTCGGTGTTAAATATCAGTGCTGCACTGGGGTCACAGGCTGTTCTGCCCTGCAAGAGCTACCGCATGGTGTGGACCCAGGATCGTCTGAACGACCGCCAGCGTGTGGTGCACTGGGATGTGTACAGCAACTACTATGGAGATAACAAGATGGAGAGGCTCTGTGACATGTACTCAGCCGGGGATCAGCGTGTGTACAGCTCCTACAACCAAGGGAGGATATTCATGCCCCAGAATGCGTTTACAGATGGCAACTTCTCCTTGGTGATCAAAG ATGTTGCAGAGAGTGATGAAGGCACATATTCTTGTAATCTTCACCATCACTACTGCCACTTATATGAAACTGTGAAAATCCAACTAGCTATCACCAAGACAG CTGAGGATGCAAACCAGTACTGGGATGGGGAAAAGCCTGTGATTGTTGCCCTAGAAGGCAGCACAGTGATGCTCCCCTGTGTGAACCGTAACCACATCTGGACCGAACGGCACAGCGAAGAGGAACAACAAGTGGTCCACTGGGACAGGCAGCCCCCGGGGGTTCCCCATGACCGGGCTGACCGCCTCATTGATCTGTACGCCTCCGGGGAGCGCCGCTCGTACGGACCTCTCTTCATCCGTCAGAAGATGAACATCACTGACACAGCCTTCGCCCTGGGTGACTTTTCCCTGCGGATTTCGGAGCTGGAAAGTGCAGATGAAGGCACTTACTCCTGCCACCTGCACCATCACTACTGTGGCCTGCATGAGCGCAGGATCTACCAAGTCTTTGTGACGGAGCCAGTGAGAGAGAAGAAGGTGGTGAACCTCACAACCCACAACATTGCCCCAGCTGCAG ATCCAAATGTTGTCAGAGGCCACAATGTAATAAATGTCATCATCCCTGAGAGCCGGGTGCACTTCTTCCAGCAGCTGGGCTACATCCTGGCAACTCTGCTGCTCTTCATTGTGCTCCTCATCATTGTTGTCCTCGTCACCCGCAAGCACCGGCAGAGAG GTTATGAATACAATGTGAAGAAATACGGAGA GAAGGATGTAAATCTTAAAGAATTTACGGTCGACACAACAGATCTGACTCAATACAGAAGTGAAGACATCAGACTGG ATTACAAAAACAACATCCTGAAGGAGAAGGCTGAGCAAGCCAGAAGTTTCCCAGCAAAGAACATTGATTTAGACAAAG ATTTCAGGAAGGAATATTGTAAATGA
- the MXRA8 gene encoding matrix remodeling-associated protein 8 isoform X3 — MVWTQDRLNDRQRVVHWDVYSNYYGDNKMERLCDMYSAGDQRVYSSYNQGRIFMPQNAFTDGNFSLVIKDVAESDEGTYSCNLHHHYCHLYETVKIQLAITKTAEDANQYWDGEKPVIVALEGSTVMLPCVNRNHIWTERHSEEEQQVVHWDRQPPGVPHDRADRLIDLYASGERRSYGPLFIRQKMNITDTAFALGDFSLRISELESADEGTYSCHLHHHYCGLHERRIYQVFVTEPVREKKVVNLTTHNIAPAADPNVVRGHNVINVIIPESRVHFFQQLGYILATLLLFIVLLIIVVLVTRKHRQRGYEYNVKKYGEKDVNLKEFTVDTTDLTQYRSEDIRLDYKNNILKEKAEQARSFPAKNIDLDKDFRKEYCK, encoded by the exons ATGGTGTGGACCCAGGATCGTCTGAACGACCGCCAGCGTGTGGTGCACTGGGATGTGTACAGCAACTACTATGGAGATAACAAGATGGAGAGGCTCTGTGACATGTACTCAGCCGGGGATCAGCGTGTGTACAGCTCCTACAACCAAGGGAGGATATTCATGCCCCAGAATGCGTTTACAGATGGCAACTTCTCCTTGGTGATCAAAG ATGTTGCAGAGAGTGATGAAGGCACATATTCTTGTAATCTTCACCATCACTACTGCCACTTATATGAAACTGTGAAAATCCAACTAGCTATCACCAAGACAG CTGAGGATGCAAACCAGTACTGGGATGGGGAAAAGCCTGTGATTGTTGCCCTAGAAGGCAGCACAGTGATGCTCCCCTGTGTGAACCGTAACCACATCTGGACCGAACGGCACAGCGAAGAGGAACAACAAGTGGTCCACTGGGACAGGCAGCCCCCGGGGGTTCCCCATGACCGGGCTGACCGCCTCATTGATCTGTACGCCTCCGGGGAGCGCCGCTCGTACGGACCTCTCTTCATCCGTCAGAAGATGAACATCACTGACACAGCCTTCGCCCTGGGTGACTTTTCCCTGCGGATTTCGGAGCTGGAAAGTGCAGATGAAGGCACTTACTCCTGCCACCTGCACCATCACTACTGTGGCCTGCATGAGCGCAGGATCTACCAAGTCTTTGTGACGGAGCCAGTGAGAGAGAAGAAGGTGGTGAACCTCACAACCCACAACATTGCCCCAGCTGCAG ATCCAAATGTTGTCAGAGGCCACAATGTAATAAATGTCATCATCCCTGAGAGCCGGGTGCACTTCTTCCAGCAGCTGGGCTACATCCTGGCAACTCTGCTGCTCTTCATTGTGCTCCTCATCATTGTTGTCCTCGTCACCCGCAAGCACCGGCAGAGAG GTTATGAATACAATGTGAAGAAATACGGAGA GAAGGATGTAAATCTTAAAGAATTTACGGTCGACACAACAGATCTGACTCAATACAGAAGTGAAGACATCAGACTGG ATTACAAAAACAACATCCTGAAGGAGAAGGCTGAGCAAGCCAGAAGTTTCCCAGCAAAGAACATTGATTTAGACAAAG ATTTCAGGAAGGAATATTGTAAATGA